One part of the Eubalaena glacialis isolate mEubGla1 chromosome 19, mEubGla1.1.hap2.+ XY, whole genome shotgun sequence genome encodes these proteins:
- the LOC133080750 gene encoding large ribosomal subunit protein uL15m-like: MDLDGGGLWGAREEDLGPRSTAKCHQVCRELFVSRVKFKVHWGPCRLAGARVIAGPVRGGGPQALDLLRALPRVSLANLRPNPGSRKPERRPRGQRRGRKCGRGHKGERQRGTRPRLGFEGGQTPFYLRIPKYGFNEGHSFRRQYQPLSLNRLQYLIDLGRVDPTQPIDLTQLVNGRGVTIQPSKRDYGVQLVEEGADTFKAKVNTEVQLASELAIAAIEKNRGVITTAFYDPRSLEILCKPIPFFLHGQPIPKRMLPPEALVTYYTDARNRG, from the exons ATGGATCTGGATGGTGGGGGGTTGTGGGGTGCTCGGGAGGAGGACCTGGGGCCCAGGTCCACTGCCAAGTGCCACCAAGTCTGCAGAG aattatttgttTCTCGTGTGAAATTCAAAGTTCATTGGGGCCCTTGCCGCTTGGCGGGCGCGCGGGTCATAGCCGGCCCGGTGCGGGGTGGGGGGCCCCAGGCCCTGGACCTGCTGCGGGCCCTGCCCCGTGTGAGCCTGGCTAACCTGAGGCCGAACCCGGGCTCCAGGAAACCGGAAAGACGACCAAGAGGTCAGAGAAGAGGTAGGAAATGTGGCAGAGGCCACAAGGGAGAACGACAGAGAGGAACCCGGCCCCGGCTGGGCTTTGAGGGAGGCCAGACTCCATTTTACCTTCGAATCCCAAAATACGGGTTTAATGAAGGACATAGCTTCAGACGCCAGTATCAGCCTTTGAGTCTCAACAGGCTGCAGTATCTTATTGATTTGGGTCGAGTTGATCCCACACAACCTATTGATTTAACCCAACTTGTCAATGGGAGAGGCGTGACCATCCAGCCATCTAAAAGGGATTATGGTGTCCAGCTGGTAGAGGAGGGTGCTGACACCTTTAAGGCAAAAGTTAATACTGAAGTACAGCTGGCTTCAGAGCTGGCCATCGCTGCAATCGAGAAGAACAGGGGTGTCATCACGACGGCCTTCTACGACCCTCGAAGCCTGGAAATTCTGTGCAAACCTATTCCATTCTTTCTCCATGGACAACCCATTCCCAAGCGAATGCTCCCCCCTGAGGCACTGGTAACCTATTATACTGATGCAAGGAATCGCGGTTAG